The following proteins come from a genomic window of Macadamia integrifolia cultivar HAES 741 chromosome 14, SCU_Mint_v3, whole genome shotgun sequence:
- the LOC122061401 gene encoding uncharacterized protein LOC122061401 isoform X1: MEAQNPSPGHTTEHEEPQPIPRRPPPRSDIVPTRIIYPDPNKRMTRDEIYMYVYLSPEWQIDERTRENGLQAGKKEYFYTNLVISKQFRSLKAVEEFIRIKKFPERNLGKKKANTKKMKNDKSMGQPTVPGEKEINDRTFTDEMGPDTHGVLGPVGVGVSPEDNDLAKTTVPINQENKELPAESQKDKEIYDTVMTKVMGSNNHGQVGFLGVVNMTNDKLRDQPTESPNDKDVNDTFNVLGSNTHGQLGICGVGFSPEDNDLVKINVVINEKIKELKKQVKMLEEKLEVEKKNNANVIAYLQSQIEKFTQNKSQLDSSNLGCN; encoded by the exons ATGGAGGCTCAGAACCCTTCTCCTGGACATACAACAGAACATGAAGAACCACAACCAATACCAAGGAGGCCTCCTCCACGATCTGACATAGTCCCAACTAGAATTATCTACCCTGACCCAAATAAAAGGATGACCCGGGATgaaatatatatgtatgtgtatTTGTCTCCCGAATGGCAAATAGATGAAAGAACACGTGAAAATGGTCTTCAGGCAGGCAAGAAGGAATAT TTCTATACTAATCTCGTGATTTCCAAGCAATTCCGATCTCTTAAGGCAGTAGAAGAATTTATCCGAATAAAGAAATTTCCTGAGAGAAACTTGGGAAAGAAAAAGGCTAATACTAAG aaaatgaagaatgatAAGTCAATGGGGCAGCCAACAGTACCGGGAGAGAAAGAAATCAATGATAGAACCTTCACCGATGAAATGGGCCCTGATACCCATGGTGTGTTAGGCCCTGTTGGAGTTGGAGTAAGCCCAGAAGACAATGATTTGGCAAAAACTACTGTTCCTATCAACCAAGAGAACAAGGAGTTGCCAGCAGAATCACAGAAAGATAAGGAGATCTATGACACAGTCATGACTAAAGTAATGGGCTCCAATAACCATGGCCAGGTGGGCTTCCTTGGAGTTGTG AATATGACGAATGATAAGTTGAGGGATCAGCCAACTGAATCACCAAATGACAAAGACGTCAATGACACATTCAATGTATTGGGCTCCAATACCCATGGCCAATTGGGTATCTGTGGAGTTGGGTTTAGCCCAGAAGATAATGATTTGGTAAAAATTAATGTTGTAATTAATGAGAAGATCAAGGAGTTGAAGAAGCAAGTGAAGATGTTGGAGGAGAAGTTGGAGgtagaaaagaagaataatgcAAATGTGATTGCATATTTGCAGTCACAAATTGAAAAATTTACCCAGAATAAGTCACAGCTGGATTCGTCTAATTTAG GTTGTAACTAA
- the LOC122062102 gene encoding uncharacterized protein LOC122062102: protein MDEEVPQPCYGCADALCYFCNRYPGGLKGKPKSLMFFHDNKWEGFPPCIHPILMNSFLMMESIVHVDGHDSHIIDFKKMTMVDTKTGDRKPLAWLEQWPTVSYCTLDLTLRLGSQPHMNEENKMEGNQVNLEDDAAKTAENDGSHDQDKMEEDPDEFTMDEEVLRPCYGCADPLCYFCNRYPGGLKGKPKSLKFFHDNKWEGFPPCIHPTLMNSFLMMESIIQVDGHDSHIIDFKKMTMVDTKTGDQKPLAWIEQWPTVSYCTLDLTLRLGTQPHMNEENKMEGSQVNLEDDAAKPAENDGSHDQEKMEENPVHHG from the exons ATGGATGAAGAAGTGCCTCAACCATGCTATGGATGTGCTGATGCCTTGTGTTACTTCTGCAATCGTTACCCCGGCGGGCTGAAGGGAAAACCAAAGTCCTTGATGTTCTTTCATGATAATAAATGGGAGGGGTTTCCTCCTTGCATACATCCTATACTGATGAACTCCTTCCTGATGATGGAATCAATTGTTCATGTAGATGGGCATGACTCACACATCATCGATTTTAAGAAAATGACTATGGTTGATACTAAAACAGGAGATCGGAAACCCCTGGCCTGGCTTGAACAATGGCCTACAGTGAGTTACTGTACTTTGGATTTGACACTAAGATTGGGTAGTCAACCTCACATGAATGAAGAGAACAAAATGGAAGGTAACCAAGTCAATCTTGAAGATGATgctgccaagacagctgaaaaTGATGGCAGTCATGATCAAGACAAGATGGAGGAGGACCCTGATGAG TTCACCATGGATGAAGAAGTTCTTCGACCATGCTATGGATGTGCTGATCCCTTGTGTTACTTCTGCAATCGTTACCCCGGTGGGCTGAAGGGAAAGCCAAAGTCCTTGAAGTTCTTTCATGATAATAAATGGGAAGGGTTTCCTCCTTGCATACATCCTACACTGATGAACTCCTTCCTGATGATGGAATCAATCATTCAAGTAGATGGGCATGACTCACACATCATCGATTTTAAGAAAATGACTATGGTTGATACTAAAACAGGAGATCAGAAACCCCTTGCCTGGATTGAACAATGGCCTACAGTGAGTTACTGTACTTTGGATTTGACACTAAGGTTGGGTACCCAACCTCACATGAATGAAGAGAACAAAATGGAAGGTAGCCAAGTCAATCTTGAAGATGATGCTGCCAAGCCAGCTGAAAATGATGGTAGTCATGATCAAGAAAAGATGGAGGAGAACCCTG
- the LOC122061401 gene encoding uncharacterized protein LOC122061401 isoform X2, whose amino-acid sequence MEAQNPSPGHTTEHEEPQPIPRRPPPRSDIVPTRIIYPDPNKRMTRDEIYMYVYLSPEWQIDERTRENGLQAGKKEYFYTNLVISKQFRSLKAVEEFIRIKKFPERNLGKKKANTKKMKNDKSMGQPTVPGEKEINDRTFTDEMGPDTHGVLGPVGVGVSPEDNDLAKTTVPINQENKELPAESQKDKEIYDTVMTKVMGSNNHGQNMTNDKLRDQPTESPNDKDVNDTFNVLGSNTHGQLGICGVGFSPEDNDLVKINVVINEKIKELKKQVKMLEEKLEVEKKNNANVIAYLQSQIEKFTQNKSQLDSSNLGCN is encoded by the exons ATGGAGGCTCAGAACCCTTCTCCTGGACATACAACAGAACATGAAGAACCACAACCAATACCAAGGAGGCCTCCTCCACGATCTGACATAGTCCCAACTAGAATTATCTACCCTGACCCAAATAAAAGGATGACCCGGGATgaaatatatatgtatgtgtatTTGTCTCCCGAATGGCAAATAGATGAAAGAACACGTGAAAATGGTCTTCAGGCAGGCAAGAAGGAATAT TTCTATACTAATCTCGTGATTTCCAAGCAATTCCGATCTCTTAAGGCAGTAGAAGAATTTATCCGAATAAAGAAATTTCCTGAGAGAAACTTGGGAAAGAAAAAGGCTAATACTAAG aaaatgaagaatgatAAGTCAATGGGGCAGCCAACAGTACCGGGAGAGAAAGAAATCAATGATAGAACCTTCACCGATGAAATGGGCCCTGATACCCATGGTGTGTTAGGCCCTGTTGGAGTTGGAGTAAGCCCAGAAGACAATGATTTGGCAAAAACTACTGTTCCTATCAACCAAGAGAACAAGGAGTTGCCAGCAGAATCACAGAAAGATAAGGAGATCTATGACACAGTCATGACTAAAGTAATGGGCTCCAATAACCATGGCCAG AATATGACGAATGATAAGTTGAGGGATCAGCCAACTGAATCACCAAATGACAAAGACGTCAATGACACATTCAATGTATTGGGCTCCAATACCCATGGCCAATTGGGTATCTGTGGAGTTGGGTTTAGCCCAGAAGATAATGATTTGGTAAAAATTAATGTTGTAATTAATGAGAAGATCAAGGAGTTGAAGAAGCAAGTGAAGATGTTGGAGGAGAAGTTGGAGgtagaaaagaagaataatgcAAATGTGATTGCATATTTGCAGTCACAAATTGAAAAATTTACCCAGAATAAGTCACAGCTGGATTCGTCTAATTTAG GTTGTAACTAA
- the LOC122061855 gene encoding uncharacterized protein LOC122061855, with translation MAETNGDETLNGEAAPPTEKEEMNWRDQTFIKIENPREEETLYGVLRRFFAEIFFLDPKNSSSFLERIKSSVSHNGPLLRKGFRNSSRDLLQWTRRGSAIRAILVVSVGTILLLALTGLLVFVLFFLAATINAVIVSLLISLAAAGGFLAIFFACVTAIYIGALSVAAFAIATATVSTIIAVVVATGWIGFFWTVWLATKKSMGLAKHSLVMTGSAVSAYSAALQVRHHHEAAKVD, from the exons atggcGGAAACAAACGGAGATGAAACACTAAACGGAGAGGCGGCGCCACCGACTGAGAAGGAGGAAATGAACTGGAGAGATCAAACGTTTATAAAGATAGAAAATCCACGAGAGGAGGAGACTCTGTACGGCGTTCTCCGTCGTTTCTTCGCAGAGATCTTCTTTCTTGATCCaaaaaattcctcttcttttcttgagaggaTCAAATCTTCCGTGTCTCACAATGGTCCTCTGCTTCGCAAAGGTTTCAGGAACTCGAGCCGAGATCTTCTACAATGGACTCGCCGAGGCAGTGCTATTCGTGCAATCCTGGTCGTCTCT GTTGGAACTATCCTTCTCCTGGCCTTGACAGGATTGCtggtttttgtacttttctttctGGCGGCAACTATCAATGCAGTTATCgtctctcttctcatctctttAGCTGCTGCAGGAGGCTTCTTAGCTATTTTCTTCGCCTGTGTGACAGCAATTTACATTGGAGCATTGTCGGTGGCTGCTTTTGCAATTGCCACTGCAACAGTCTCAACAATCATTGCTGTTGTAGTTGCTACAG GTTGGATTGGATTCTTCTGGACTGTGTGGTTGGCAACAAAGAAAAGCATGGGACTTGCTAAACATTCACTGGTCATGACTGGGTCAGCAGTTTCGGCATATTCTGCTGCCCTACAAGTTCGCCACCATCATGAAGCTGCTAAGGTTGACTGA